The nucleotide window TCTCGTACAGAGTAGGATTGTACCGGTTGCAGTTTTGACTCACATACTGGTGCATCTCAAAGAGGACTCCTCTGGCTCTGGCTCTGGCTCTGGCTCTGGCTCTGGCTCTGATTTTGGTTCTGGCTCTGGCTCTGGCTCTGCGTGGCCATTCAATGGGACGAGGTCGTTCTTCCAGGTAACTAAACCCTTTGACGTGATGCTCATTCTTTTCTGTGTGCCGTACCATCTCCGGATCACCTGCATGGTTTCTCTGCTTTGCAGATCAAGATCAAAGTTGTACTCCAGAATGCCgtagaccaggggtctccaacacgtcgatcgcgagctaccggtagctcgcgggcagcttttcagtagctcgccgctcgatgctcgattatagcgtagtaacgttgcttcttgattttagaattgtttctgtcacacaaatataaaattggtcggtgacgcagagatcaaggagcagacgtgacagcggcacagcgacaccacacacggagcagtctgctttatccagcaCTACCAACAGCAGattgacccgctctgaatcagtccgcgtcgctgcggctcagagacacagggagggatttgagtttttgaaaaacactcgttatcgtcatgtcaggtttttggtggatttaatcaagtcttggattgcagagtatgaatgtcctcttgatattttcagttgataaaaacGTGTGTaatgtttgtgaaggcaggaggaaagcttccgcgatcaccgtctcctccaaaccccgccccctcctgaaaataaTGGCTGAtcgtgacccgatagaaactttattattcacttaatcactgattgatataatgaagctaacttaatctcatacattcatgggattcatgcaacagtaagacagagaatgtaagtgtgcacccacatgcactatttttgtcaacacgaagaagaagaaaagatggctgcactgttcagtgtcaatcctgtggagatggaggttatacatctccaaaatcatgttcagcttaagtctcagcaaaactcataacatttctggagccttgtagactcagacaactataagaacattcaccaagcagcactgcacctgtctgctttatgtggttctgtatacatccctttgtgaagcagctttttctggcatgaatgaaatctaaatacagaacaagaccgactgatgaacatgtaaaggactctattagagtgaacctgaGTGGGTCCAGCAGacacctctatggtggactccatgcagcgccagtcatctcactaactgtaaaaaatAGTGAATGtacttattttacacacgtgccataagatgcttgcaaggtggtgattaaggcgatgtatttactatgtgggccatactaagacgtgaaaacattgtaatttgctcTTGGATATTTgtgtgaatcttcagtgaagtacttactatgttgtccatattaatatgttagaaattgtcgttttcttggaccttgatgtgaagttaagattttagataagctttaggtattgatttcacacaaaagtagcttaattcaactgatgagtgctatgggaataaatgtaagcgatgcaagtagctcttggccactttcattttttcaaagtagctctcaggtggagaaaggttggagacccctgccgtAGACTATCCTGTGGGGCGAGCTACACAACTCTCTGACAAACATGAATATTTCAATCATGGCTCCGTTGGTTAGGGCCGCCAAATCCATCTTTTGGCCTGCCGGGCGTGCGTCTGTGGACCAAAGGTTGAGGCCCAACTGTTTACAAAACGGATGTGAATCCATATCTTCCACCCGGTTCGAATCCAAGCTTGTCTCCTGCAGCGTCTCAACTTCTGGTCCAGTTTGAAAGACGCTGGTCACATCAACCATGTTGTAAACTTCCAGGAACTGAAAGAGACTGTTTAGAAACTCAGTGTTCTGCCTGTCAGGGTGGTTCTGCAGGAACTTCTCTTTAGACATCAGATAACTTAAAAAGTTGCGCTCATGATAATGATCTCGGATGACCAGGTTAAAGTTCATCTCCAGAACTTCCAAAAAGAAACCGCGTACAGTCTTTGACATCATTATACCGAATTTATAAACCTCCCACAACGTGTTGTTGGTGAATAGTTGTAGATCCAGGCTCTTCTTGTTACACGAGCCCACGTTAAAGTCTAAACCTATCTCTCTGCTGCGGGCAAACTTGTCGTTTACTCTGCTAGACTCCAGGATTTGTTTTGAGCGAGGAGCCCTCCTCATCCACAGCTTTTGTTTGAGAGTTTTAACTTTCGTGTGCTCATTTTCTTCTTCAATATACAGATCTGAGACTGCTTTTAGAGTTGTGTGTTTTGGAAGAATCTTAGGCAAAACAGGATTGAAGTTATAAGTCAGAGGCTTCACATGAGAGACAAAAACTTCCTCTCCTTCCTGCTTTACATCCAGAGAAAAACTTGCTTCTGATGAACAACCATCAGACACCATGTGTTCCGATGCTGCCTCCGACTCCAACTGCATTTCCATATCACAGTCAACCGGGCACCGGTAAGACAGGTCACTATCCGGACAAACATCAGCGTTAACATCGTCAAGTCTCAGCGTTTCCCTTCGCTTACTTGCCACAAGCTCTTCCAAGTTATGGTAATCTGGGGCTTTTCGCTTCCTTCGCATCGGCTCCAATGTCTTGATTTCATAAGTCTCCTTTTGGAAAGCCTCTCTATCGTTGGTTCTGAAGCAGGCGTTCTTCCTCCCCAACTGTTTGGGTAGTTGCAAACTGAAAAGATTTGTATCAAACTTTGTGCCGAAGTTTTGCTTAATCAAGTCGTGAACTATCCCGTTGAGCGTTCTGCAAAGAACTCGCGAAAAGTCGAGCAGTTCAAACATCACACCGTTGGTTAGTGGATTTGGGTCGAGTTTGTCTTTGGGTGCGTCTTCTGGTCGTACAAACAGAGACACACCGAGGTCTTCACAGTATGGGTAAGATCTAGCCTTGACTCGTAGTCCTCCTGGTGTCTTCATCATTGACGTGACTTCACTGATCTCCGTCTTCTGAGGTTCTGCTGTCTTCCTGCTGCCATCAGTAAGTACCGAAGTATCAACGATTTTGTTTCTTTAGGGTAGTAGCGTCTGGGCTGCTCATTTGCAGTGATCTTGACTGAAAAGCTTATGTCTGGTAGCGAGCATTTATCTTTATGTCTATGATGAGTTTTCGTCATGATTCTATCCTTCACTACCTTTATTTTATTATGAGCACGCCTCGCGTACTTTTAGTACTGCTGATCATTGTCCAAGTCTACGCTGAGGTCAAAGTTGAAGTCCAGCATTTCAAACAAGAAATAGATCTTGGACTGCGTCACAGTTCTTGCAAATGTGCAAAGCTCCAGCATCACATCGTTTGTGAGCAGCCTCGGATCCAACTTGTCCTTCCTTTCCAACGCTGCATTGAAGTCCAAACTAGCCTTCACTGATTCTGGGAATGGGACGGTGCCTTTCTGCAGCCGAACCCCGTGGTGGATGCGGCGCTGCCAGATGTATTTATCGATGTTCTCCATGCTGACATCAAAAACCAAAATGTAAatcctctttttgtttcctgAACAACATCCTGAGAACTTGGGTCTTTGCAGAGGAAGACAAGACACTTCTTTGGTGTTTTAGAGCATCGTCTGCTGCGCTTTCCAGTCTGTGGGACAGAAAACAGAGTTTGAGTTAGAGACTTTTAAAACCCAAAACTGTTTACACTAGAGATAATATTCGGCCACCGAAAAAGGCCGAAAGGGTTTTAGCACCGAAAAAATATCACCGAATGTCAGAGAGAACAGGGTTACGTTGGTAACCTAACGTGTTGTTGTGATGACGTAATCAAAATGTGGCGACAAGCATGGCGCGCGACCATGTTCGCGGCTGGCTCACAGCCAACATGTCTGCCGCTTGGAGATATTTCAAAATATCAGAGAAAGAGGCGCTGATTGCGATTTGTAAAACGTGTTCAGCTGACATTTCTCGAGGGGGTGTAACTGCAAAGACTTTCACCACTTCGGGATTACTCCACCACTTGAAATCAAAACACCCGGACAAATATGCGGAGTATGATCAAATCACTAGCGCACAGAAAAAAAAGTCCTTCCCCTACCCCGACTCCTTCTGTGGCGGACCTTTTTGAAAAGGTAAAAAAGTTTCCCAATGATGGTCCCAAGACAAAGGGCATTACTCGGAAGTTAATGGTATGTATCGCCATGGATGATCAACCGTTTTCTGTCATACAGGACGTTGGATTTCGTAGGCTTATTGAGCCACGTTATTCCTTGCCTAGCAGACGGCACTTAGCAGACGTGTGCTTACCTGAACTGTACAATGTCGTTGCTAATCACATCCGTGAGCTCTTGGCTACAGATATTACAGCCATCAGCTTCACGACAGACATATGGAGCTCAGACGTTTACAAGCATCACCAGTATGCTCAGTCTAACTGCACAATGGATCGACAAGGATTTTAAACTGCAAAATATTCTGCTGCATTCACAAGAGTTTAGGGGGTCTCATACAGCACAATCCATCTCCTTGGCATTCGCCAATATGTTCGACACATGGCATATCGACCGCCTAAAGTGCACGCAATAGTCAATGATAACGCAAGAAATATGACTGAAGCTATGGAAGAAGGCAATCTGAGTGGAATACGCTGCATGACCCACACTCTGCAATTAGCTGTGAACGAGGGAGTGTTGGCTCAACGCAGCGTAAAAGATCTGTTGGCCGTAAGCAGAAAGATTGTTGGTCAATTCAAACATTCTAAACTGGCTACATACAGCGCAGATCATGATCTCCCCGCATCATTCACTCCAAACCAGTGGATCTTAATGGAGAACATTCTCTCCATTCTTGCCCCATTTGAACAGCTAACTAGAGAGATTAGCTCACCTGACGCATCGGTGGCAGACGTCATCCCTTTACATACGGCTCTAAAGCGTCTTCTAAGGAAAGAGGTTGAAACGGACCGTGGAGTAAAAATTAGGAAAAGTACACTCTTGGAGTCTGTGAACCCACGTTTTGCTGATATCTACTCTGATCCCCTGTACTGTATCGCAACTGTACTTGACCCGCGATATAAAGATCATTATTTCGATGCGGGGAAAAAGCAAAGCGcacggtgaccgatcgatcggagcatccctatatatatatatttctattaatcATTTTTGGCCTTTCGGCATTCGGTTTTCGGCCAACTGTTTCCTATTTTCGGTATCGGTTTCGGCCAAGAATTTCCCATTCGGTGCACCCCTATTGTACACCTTAATAATGTAACACTCCTATGTACTAGGTGGCTTTCAATGAGGAGTAGAAGATTATATAAATAGAAAAAACAATATCAAATTAATATAGCCGGCATTTTATTAAACATTCATACAACACTTTCCCAAACCCCTCATCCACCCCAGTGAAACCCAATCTGCTATCATGGacaaaacaacaataatcgAACTCGGGTagtctgtagtttctctctctctctctctctggtaaTCCAATGACCATCAGTCCTTTTCCTGGTGAGTAGAATCCTTTAGAATCCTTTTTCTGGTGAGTAGAATCCTTTAGAATCCTTTTGCTGGTGAGTAGAATCCCTTTTCTGGTGAGGAAAAGACAAAAACTGCAGCTCCAAAAACTTCCGTCAGTTCTGCTAGTTCCTGGTTCCCCGCAGTCTCAAACTTAGCACATCATCAAACAATTTGAACACACACAGGGCCCACACTCAGCTGCCACTCATTGAGCCTCATTAACAACCACACCTGgcctgctcttcctctcctccctcatATGCAGACTCTGCTGTACCAGCACTGCCCCAAGTGGGAGCTGCTGTTTATTACAGAGTCTAAAACTCACTGCATTATTTAATTGGGTTACACAATTCTCTGTTTTTAGAAGGGCAGGGTatagagcaggggtcggcaacaggcggaccgcggtctggatccggacgccgacctatactgacccgagctataatcaatacattaataggggatttttcggcgcctcccgcttttttaacgctgatttgggtgacttgtgtaattcgtggagaaccgaagagttttcgactgacggacaacttctcacttcacaaaagaagaagaaatctagaccgcaaaaataattaaacaagcgagtaactgtttttcctggccaaggacaggttccttgaacacaacacgagggtAACCTGTCttccgtgtcttcacgtggtatatgtctcgtctgaaaggagtgctgagcaccggaacgccgctccagcccttaaaatattgcatataaggataataatccataaggagccgtacacatgccgcagtgtttgcgtggctgtgtctttagttgtaaacaCAGTGGTGCAGTGGaacatatttttggtggggctattgatagagtgagtaaaacaatttttttgaaatgaccccttaaattaggacttctggtgatgtaatggcgcgtttccagtgcagcgtggagctcgctttaatgctgcgttcagaccggacgcgatgcgaatattcgcttcgctctaaacgctcctatcgcatcgctctagtcgctcgagtttcaccgcagctgtcagctgtgtttactcgcatcattcaaacaagacgcgctggctcgggagctacaacaacatgcacatattttaccgtgattaaattgtaatacacgtttctaaatgatgccgacgtaacaacatactgataccggttagtaaaaaccatgaattaatgctttgacaagtctgcagacagacggctggcgaaaaaccttttagaatgcttgttccctgaatggagcttggctaagctaacgctatatatgctccgaccgtacacactcacaacaacggcctacagacataaataaaccagcgactgtattctccatgacacagacagtctgtggtttgtacttgtgtctagtttctgaacagatcgtatctgtccccggctgtttgaagagcaagcatgtgaaacaaaagatagcatttacctgtttgcatccagctagccatgtgagaagccttgttgatacgttttgtctttttcacgagcctgctgtgatatacaaatcgggttggtccggtccaaggtctttaagtatcaatttatctcccaaacttctcctttcaaaaggattggagagtagctcttggggggaccgaggttccggcgactccacctgcacaccattctcatccaaatactgcgtcaccttggttactcacgagtctaaaaaacaaatcacgtcaacgcacgtaagcaacatgggcgccaacgtgagcgcccacgtgaccaaaatatttgacggcgctgattggctgaaattatgtttcggcggcacagtttactattgagacttttgcaacctgctggttgctgctgtttggctcgggggctctgccccgtaatgataaactaatgccatgggcaaggccaggcaggaaacaggtgacttatcagtaactttagacatcgtaacacaattttaaacgagattgtgttgtagattatacatttttgtgatactaattgtatgatatttaccttgttcattaaaaattaaaatataaaatatatatatttttttaaatatattttttttaaatatatttttttttatttaatttttatttaaattttttattttgtatctggcaagaggtggggcggcgccacTATTGGCCGGCCGCCCTATTGGCCGGCGGCGCCCTAttggccggccgccactgcagTGGTGATCTGTTGTTTcctagcatctggttagctagctatgctaacgaatttaaagagcttttctacaaccaggtggaagagagctatctcctgagaggctcaaatatcctcagctcagtgaggttaaggcacaccttgatatggtcattatagttattaatgagactaaatgaaaaactggTATACAAtaatatatgacagtaacaaaaaagttgttaaaaataacaagaatagagtttagaaggggagtgatttgtaaaatatccaaaaagaaaaatatgcttacagttctgtttcatatggatgttgagagatgtatccatagatctcttaatgttgctctcaaagtgtaccagattgatgcttttaacttcaatattttaagcaaaggttgagttcaataatttgtacgaccctcggaggatgttgtaaaaattgaaaggaaaaaggttccccacccctgctgtaaataataataaaaacccttgatttttaacttaaaggtggggtaggtaagtttcagaaaccggctcgagatacactttttgttatattccatggaatgctcttaacatcccgatagcaatgaatagcttaagtgctttgacaaaaaatccataaaaaaaaatgtcatctgtagaagccgtaatactgtaaaaagtacaacttgactccatgtcagcccagatttacaaactcctggcaggacaagctcaagctcaattctcacactgaatttaaaaaaagtgagtgggggactgcaatataagagggaaagaaagagaaactttgaaactgttcaattgttatgatgtgtaaagactgatattgttctataattgtCTGAAactaagtcatgatgtgaaacggttaacaaagaaaaagggacactcaaaatgctgctacactttattttatttatctaaaattaagcacttttaagatgcacatattttcaaaagctattttatttattttctctattttatttgtaaatgcagcccgagaggaacattacacatatccacagtatttaatgttaattgacaataaatattgttgtttttgaattgtactttctttatttgattggcagtcagttgttgattacgcagacgttgataaagctcaatatatatcacactaattcatgaagcaagttagatattttgatgttccggacctttgcatggggacattttctctaactggacctcgttgaattttagttgaagacccctggtaTAGAGGATATAAAAGAGTAAATAGTATATGCAACATAAAAGGGGTATACATCATGTAAGAGTTGGACATATTAATATTAATTTAAGATGCAACTCAGCAATGTGTAACATTTTTAAAATTGTAAATCTCTAAGAAACATGAATCCATTCGAAAGATTTTACAAGTGTGTAAAGGATTCGAACATTATGGTAGTTAATCACGATCATAAGATCTGATAAATTGTTCAGGCAATTTTTGAACTTTTAAAGACCCAATAAATTATGAAGAATTGTCAAAACCTCtcgaaaaaaacaaatgaagaaGCCATGACCTTTAGCTTAAGTAGTACACCATAGAAACTTTTGACAGGGGACAATTTCTATCGTAATTGCATTTTTCGGTGATTAACCTCTTAATTTgttaatccataattccatttttatgtaaaaattggAGAATTTAAGTTAGccgctaatggtagccaccagagttattgcagcttccggtcttggctatgcggcagtctcacacacacacattaccaaataaggaatAGGTAGGAGTTCCCcttgattccattggctctgacggttaaaaagagatgtcaatcagcaaaatcgagcaaggatggccagagataggtcaaatccacccaaatgaccccagaagtgggttttttgctaaatctctctaaaaaggtcaaatttaacttgttttgcatcaatcttgatacagggtacttattatatgttgtagtttggattcctaaagcttttagtctaccatcccatcattcaagtgTGGTTTTCACTGTAagtacttacatttttttactgtgttcaatctgaatttactttaaaataaaaacatctatattgattctgacacttctacattcaactcacaggtttatcattactttgagaaaaaagattattaatttaacccttttagaaggggagatatggtcatttgttctgggaatgtcattttcaagcctgagacctgaaaaacaggctcagggcttaacaggttaatggaaaacagtctgacctgttgatccaacaaaagggtgtaccccaaggatcaactctgggcccacttctgttctctatttacataaatgatttttcttcttgtctcattaattgttgtactcacctttatgctgatgacactgtcaTATATACATCCAAATCAGATTTCTCACAAATTTAGATCTCTCTTCAATCGGATTTTAATATCTTACAGGACTGGCTATCACACAATAAACTACtgcttaacaaaacaaaatcttaTACCATGGTCTTTGGTACCAGGCAGAAGCTCAAATCCAAACCTAATGTAGTAATAACATGTAAGG belongs to Pseudochaenichthys georgianus chromosome 14, fPseGeo1.2, whole genome shotgun sequence and includes:
- the LOC117458358 gene encoding uncharacterized protein, which produces MMKTPGGLRVKARSYPYCEDLGVSLFVRPEDAPKDKLDPNPLTNGVMFELLDFSRVLCRTLNGIVHDLIKQNFGTKFDTNLFSLQLPKQLGRKNACFRTNDREAFQKETYEIKTLEPMRRKRKAPDYHNLEELVASKRRETLRLDDVNADVCPDSDLSYRCPVDCDMEMQLESEAASEHMVSDGCSSEASFSLDVKQEGEEVFVSHVKPLTYNFNPVLPKILPKHTTLKAVSDLYIEEENEHTKVKTLKQKLWMRRAPRSKQILESSRVNDKFARSREIGLDFNVGSCNKKSLDLQLFTNNTLWEVYKFGIMMSKTVRGFFLEVLEMNFNLVIRDHYHERNFLSYLMSKEKFLQNHPDRQNTEFLNSLFQFLEVYNMVDVTSVFQTGPEVETLQETSLDSNRVEDMDSHPFCKQLGLNLWSTDARPAGQKMDLAALTNGAMIEIFMFVRELCSSPHRIVYGRGLQPFST